A stretch of the Crocinitomicaceae bacterium genome encodes the following:
- the tig gene encoding trigger factor: MNVVEEKIDNLNAVLRVKISKEDYSDKVEKALNDYRKQAVMPGFRPGKTPLSLIKKKYGKGVLADELNKAVNESLHDFISKNNINILGNPLPKQDEEVKGDFDNPADFEFAYEIGISPDINLNLADTSFDYFKIDIDKNMLDKEIENLARRYGKLVSADVVGERDMVLGKFTELDGDQPKEGGISNTSTISMEFISDSPVKKNLLGAKVGDEFVVDPKMVSKGVADMSAMLAISKEEAQNLQSLFNFAITEIKQMIPAEVNQELFDKIFGEGNVNSEDELRAKISEDLARMFANDSDRVFTNNVTKKLIEGSGIELPEPFLKRWIMATQEKISPDQLETEFESYRNSMKWQLIQGKLIQENDIKVEPQEAIDHVKGLMINQYAQYGIPAPADAELEKYARNALMDKQEANRIYDNLYNAKIFTQLKSMVKLNEKVLSYEKFIEEAYGTNK; encoded by the coding sequence ATGAACGTAGTAGAAGAAAAAATTGATAATCTGAACGCTGTTCTCAGGGTTAAAATTTCAAAAGAAGATTATAGTGATAAAGTTGAAAAAGCGCTGAATGATTATCGCAAGCAGGCAGTTATGCCCGGTTTTCGTCCAGGCAAAACTCCTTTGTCATTAATCAAAAAGAAATACGGTAAAGGTGTTTTAGCTGACGAATTGAATAAAGCGGTGAATGAATCACTGCATGATTTTATTAGCAAAAATAACATCAACATTTTGGGTAATCCGCTTCCAAAACAAGATGAAGAAGTAAAAGGAGATTTTGATAATCCTGCTGATTTTGAATTCGCTTATGAAATTGGAATATCTCCTGATATCAACCTAAATCTGGCTGATACAAGTTTTGACTATTTTAAAATTGACATTGACAAAAACATGCTGGATAAAGAAATTGAAAATCTGGCGCGTCGTTACGGTAAATTAGTTTCAGCTGATGTGGTTGGTGAACGTGATATGGTGCTTGGAAAATTTACTGAGCTTGATGGCGATCAACCAAAAGAAGGTGGTATTTCAAATACTTCAACCATTTCAATGGAATTTATTTCTGACTCACCTGTAAAGAAAAACTTACTTGGTGCTAAAGTGGGTGATGAGTTTGTTGTTGATCCAAAAATGGTTTCAAAAGGCGTTGCAGATATGTCTGCTATGTTAGCAATTTCAAAAGAAGAAGCTCAAAATTTACAATCACTTTTCAATTTTGCTATTACTGAAATTAAACAGATGATTCCGGCAGAAGTAAATCAGGAATTGTTTGATAAAATATTTGGAGAAGGCAATGTAAATTCAGAAGATGAATTACGTGCAAAAATTTCAGAAGATCTTGCACGCATGTTTGCTAATGATTCAGACCGAGTTTTCACTAATAACGTTACCAAAAAATTAATTGAAGGTAGTGGTATAGAATTGCCTGAACCATTTTTGAAAAGATGGATCATGGCAACGCAGGAAAAAATATCTCCTGATCAACTTGAAACCGAATTTGAATCATATCGCAACAGCATGAAATGGCAGTTGATTCAAGGCAAACTCATTCAAGAAAACGATATCAAAGTTGAGCCACAAGAGGCAATTGATCACGTGAAAGGTTTAATGATTAATCAATACGCACAATACGGTATACCTGCGCCTGCAGATGCTGAACTGGAAAAATACGCCAGAAATGCGCTCATGGATAAACAAGAAGCTAACCGCATTTATGATAATTTGTACAATGCTAAAATTTTTACGCAACTAAAAAGTATGGTAAAATTGAATGAGAAAGTTTTGTCTTATGAAAAATTCATTGAAGAAGCTTACGGCACTAACAAATAG
- a CDS encoding carboxypeptidase regulatory-like domain-containing protein produces MQKKLSFIAFSSLSLISLVACNKTEGPGGTSSITGIIHGIEFEPAKTEITEVIVSQGSELEHGDYWLINNSTGGTFYYVWYNNPGWISDGDPHLEGRTGIEVSFNYSDSNLDIATNTSTAITTIAGANFDVTVQQDVLVLTNKIAGAVPDANNMTTNFEINIADQGEDEFFGDAMPLADARVYLVYGNETTYGDEVRTGGDGDFRFNNLVKGNYSLYVVSQDTVNSNATVKNSVTLEIKQNKSVVDVGVLEMVY; encoded by the coding sequence ATGCAAAAAAAATTATCATTCATCGCGTTTTCATCACTTAGTTTGATCAGCCTTGTAGCATGCAATAAAACTGAAGGACCCGGCGGCACGTCAAGTATTACGGGCATCATTCACGGTATTGAATTTGAACCGGCAAAAACTGAAATCACAGAGGTAATTGTTAGTCAGGGAAGTGAATTAGAGCATGGTGATTATTGGTTAATCAACAACTCAACCGGCGGAACATTTTATTACGTGTGGTATAATAATCCAGGTTGGATTTCTGATGGTGACCCACATTTAGAAGGCAGAACTGGAATTGAAGTTTCATTCAACTACAGTGATTCAAATCTTGATATTGCAACAAATACTTCAACTGCCATTACCACAATTGCAGGTGCAAATTTTGATGTAACAGTTCAACAAGACGTGCTGGTACTTACTAATAAAATTGCGGGCGCTGTGCCTGATGCAAATAACATGACCACCAATTTTGAAATCAATATTGCTGATCAGGGTGAAGACGAATTTTTTGGAGATGCCATGCCTTTAGCTGATGCACGTGTTTATTTGGTGTATGGCAATGAAACTACCTACGGTGATGAGGTGCGCACCGGAGGAGACGGAGACTTTAGATTCAACAACCTGGTGAAAGGTAACTATTCCTTGTATGTAGTTTCACAAGACACGGTAAATTCCAATGCTACCGTAAAAAATTCAGTTACCCTTGAAATTAAGCAAAACAAATCAGTGGTTGATGTCGGGGTATTGGAGATGGTTTATTGA
- a CDS encoding response regulator yields MPEKSLIILAEDELLIATVLKKQLESKGFEVKHVVDADPLYKLLEDHQPVALILDCQLKNSNGIEAVRKIRASHREMPVIITTGNAMQQAEDEVKQISNCKVLIKPVLFGAILETLSNFGVNS; encoded by the coding sequence ATGCCTGAAAAGTCTCTGATCATATTAGCTGAGGATGAGTTGTTGATTGCAACTGTATTAAAAAAACAGTTAGAGTCAAAAGGCTTTGAGGTAAAACATGTTGTTGACGCAGATCCACTCTATAAATTATTAGAAGATCATCAACCCGTTGCATTGATTTTGGATTGCCAGTTAAAAAACAGTAACGGCATTGAAGCAGTGCGTAAAATTCGCGCATCACATAGAGAAATGCCGGTAATTATTACAACCGGTAATGCAATGCAACAAGCAGAAGACGAGGTCAAACAAATTTCAAATTGTAAGGTTTTAATTAAGCCGGTTCTGTTTGGAGCCATACTTGAAACCTTGTCCAATTTTGGTGTTAACTCTTAG
- a CDS encoding SpoIIE family protein phosphatase produces MSKPFNSLFLLLFMVSISLTAQTELDYNFHHFDPTNGFPADVVYNMEFDADGAMWALTEKGLMRYNGHSGRIYPFTDDSTGLLDFKPHTLYFDQNGILWIGYQREAISSFDPQTEKFVHFKHNPADITTFPGAMASSFFEDNRGNFWIGTWGGGMCRLDMTTMKFKRIVPDEDDSTALQTTAVTHIAQKDRDELIISSWEGDGFNNFLSFYNLTTEKFTKFSIDEYQAENEIESIKLKQAFRIVHFVESDEKGNWWVGTYTGLFYVNHQDKTILRITGLNKDLLTSSGHITFDNVRYMIHESDEIIWFATEVDGIMVYDKSNNHVGYIRRDVNDPSSLSGNVIRDIEKDQYGNMWVATRGGGIDVYCPVEEQVKIISNSQLQAERMHVAQGMFAINYMLVTQDNKNILIAHGNGMSVYNMESGETYRVEIREPFMKAMKQNPALEEFNFNNPNFVGVIHEMNNAYVIGTYCGLVAYYPSTGKLDFSTLSRFVGWTPEAYNGHNEILALVRNSEQAKMADNTTAAHISILNTKSWQHKPIFNLSHKIATGEEAGYGTFESIDSLNFFLLASSNSFMIYDHGKQKIETYSCLDPYKNFPDSAIYLLHIDHYGVVWLRGANGLYAFDYSSGEITNIIQDLSLKKDDQIKCLTRDQKGILWIALANDLVRYNPSTKESFRFNKRHGFDAGGFTDRFIRRHQREEVIIPANYGLLMFNPKRVQYHSEPPNIYISSIAIGKDTMTTAGTREFISSKQDLKWTQNFITIEFASDLLYAPGGKSYQYRLVGLDSLWITTNQQNSVTYTNLAPGDYNFQVRCIDGYGNASATIAVPFFIDTAFWWKWWFILVEIIFAMALVYAFVYYRERRLKYDKMKLELAVDFRTREVKEKVVEIEAQKAIIEEKNKEVTASITYAKNIQTSLLAHDEFLDDHLPEYTIFFKPKDIVSGDFYWATKTDSGFYMAVCDSTGHGVPGAFMSLLNIRYLNEALVEKQIASPNLALDYVRNKLIDNLAVDGNKDGMDGTLIRFDTEEKRIIYASAQNHPLLIRDGKSQYLPADKMPVGGGYFTESFQPRMIELVEGDVLYFFTDGYPDQFGGPKGGKLKHANLIKFFESIHHLPMHVQEEKMEEHFMSWKGDLEQLDDVLVFAFRV; encoded by the coding sequence ATGAGTAAACCGTTTAACTCCTTGTTTTTGCTCCTATTCATGGTGAGTATTTCTCTGACAGCACAAACAGAGTTAGATTATAATTTTCATCACTTTGATCCAACCAATGGTTTTCCGGCAGATGTAGTTTACAACATGGAGTTTGATGCAGATGGTGCCATGTGGGCGCTAACTGAAAAGGGACTCATGCGATACAATGGTCACTCAGGTAGAATTTACCCGTTCACTGATGATTCAACCGGACTTTTAGATTTCAAACCTCACACCTTATATTTTGATCAGAACGGAATATTGTGGATAGGTTATCAGCGCGAGGCTATTTCAAGCTTTGATCCACAGACAGAAAAATTTGTACACTTCAAACATAATCCTGCTGATATTACCACCTTCCCCGGTGCAATGGCAAGTTCATTTTTTGAAGATAACCGTGGAAATTTCTGGATTGGTACCTGGGGTGGTGGAATGTGTAGATTGGATATGACCACCATGAAATTCAAGCGCATTGTGCCTGATGAAGATGATTCAACTGCCTTACAAACCACCGCTGTAACTCATATTGCACAAAAAGATAGAGATGAACTCATTATATCAAGTTGGGAGGGTGATGGATTCAACAATTTTTTATCGTTCTATAATCTAACTACTGAAAAGTTTACAAAATTTTCTATAGATGAATATCAAGCTGAAAATGAAATTGAATCTATTAAACTGAAACAGGCTTTCCGAATTGTTCATTTTGTAGAATCAGATGAAAAAGGAAATTGGTGGGTTGGAACTTACACCGGTTTGTTTTATGTTAATCATCAAGACAAAACTATTTTGCGCATTACAGGGTTGAACAAAGATTTATTAACCAGCTCAGGACACATTACTTTTGACAACGTGCGCTACATGATTCATGAATCAGATGAAATCATTTGGTTTGCTACTGAGGTTGACGGCATCATGGTGTATGACAAGTCTAATAATCATGTTGGGTATATACGCAGAGATGTAAATGATCCCTCAAGTTTGTCAGGTAATGTAATTCGTGATATTGAAAAAGATCAATACGGCAATATGTGGGTAGCAACACGAGGTGGTGGCATTGACGTATATTGTCCGGTTGAAGAACAAGTGAAGATAATTTCAAATTCGCAATTACAAGCTGAGCGCATGCATGTAGCGCAAGGAATGTTTGCCATCAATTACATGTTGGTTACGCAAGACAATAAAAACATTTTAATTGCACATGGCAACGGCATGTCAGTATATAACATGGAGTCAGGTGAAACCTATCGTGTTGAAATTCGTGAACCGTTTATGAAGGCCATGAAACAAAATCCGGCGCTTGAAGAATTCAATTTCAATAATCCAAATTTTGTTGGGGTAATTCATGAGATGAATAATGCGTACGTTATTGGTACTTATTGTGGTTTGGTAGCTTATTATCCTTCAACCGGAAAACTTGATTTTTCAACTTTGTCACGTTTTGTGGGTTGGACACCCGAGGCATATAACGGACACAATGAAATTCTTGCCCTGGTTAGAAATTCTGAACAAGCAAAAATGGCTGATAATACTACAGCTGCACACATTTCTATTTTGAACACAAAATCATGGCAACATAAACCCATCTTCAATTTATCACATAAAATTGCAACTGGTGAAGAAGCCGGATACGGAACTTTTGAATCTATTGATTCGTTAAACTTTTTTCTATTGGCCAGTTCAAATTCTTTCATGATTTATGATCACGGAAAACAAAAAATTGAAACCTATAGTTGTCTTGATCCCTACAAGAATTTTCCTGATTCAGCCATTTATCTTTTGCATATTGACCATTATGGTGTTGTTTGGTTGAGAGGTGCAAACGGGCTCTATGCATTTGATTATAGTTCAGGTGAAATTACCAATATCATTCAAGATTTATCATTAAAAAAAGATGATCAAATAAAATGTCTTACCAGAGATCAAAAAGGTATTTTATGGATTGCCTTAGCCAATGATTTGGTGAGATACAATCCAAGCACCAAAGAATCTTTCCGGTTCAATAAACGACACGGCTTTGATGCAGGAGGGTTTACTGATCGTTTCATTCGTCGTCATCAACGTGAGGAAGTTATTATTCCGGCAAATTATGGTTTGCTCATGTTTAATCCTAAGCGCGTACAATATCATAGTGAGCCGCCAAATATTTATATCTCGTCTATAGCTATTGGAAAAGATACCATGACAACAGCTGGCACGCGTGAATTTATTTCAAGTAAACAAGATTTGAAATGGACACAAAATTTTATCACCATTGAATTTGCATCTGATCTCTTGTATGCCCCTGGTGGAAAATCTTATCAATACCGTTTAGTTGGTTTGGATTCATTGTGGATAACAACCAATCAGCAAAACAGTGTTACCTATACCAATCTTGCGCCCGGCGATTACAATTTTCAGGTACGCTGTATTGATGGGTATGGAAATGCAAGTGCAACTATTGCTGTTCCGTTCTTTATTGATACTGCATTTTGGTGGAAGTGGTGGTTTATTTTGGTAGAAATTATTTTTGCCATGGCTCTGGTTTATGCCTTTGTTTATTATCGTGAACGGCGTCTCAAATATGATAAAATGAAACTTGAGTTGGCCGTTGATTTCAGAACCAGAGAAGTAAAAGAAAAAGTGGTTGAAATTGAAGCGCAAAAAGCAATCATTGAAGAAAAAAATAAAGAAGTTACCGCAAGTATTACGTACGCAAAAAACATTCAAACATCCTTGCTGGCGCATGATGAATTTTTAGATGATCACCTACCTGAATACACTATATTTTTTAAACCAAAAGATATTGTTAGCGGTGATTTTTATTGGGCAACAAAAACCGATTCAGGTTTCTACATGGCAGTGTGTGACAGCACCGGTCACGGTGTGCCGGGGGCCTTTATGAGCTTGTTGAATATTCGTTACCTGAATGAAGCGCTGGTTGAAAAACAAATTGCATCTCCTAATCTTGCGCTTGACTATGTAAGAAATAAACTGATAGATAACTTAGCAGTTGATGGAAATAAAGACGGAATGGATGGAACGCTGATTCGGTTTGACACGGAAGAGAAAAGAATTATCTACGCCTCAGCTCAAAATCATCCACTACTCATTCGTGATGGAAAGTCTCAATATTTACCTGCTGATAAAATGCCCGTGGGCGGTGGTTATTTTACTGAATCTTTTCAGCCGCGCATGATTGAATTAGTTGAAGGTGATGTGCTCTATTTCTTTACAGATGGATATCCTGATCAGTTTGGTGGCCCGAAAGGTGGTAAACTCAAACATGCTAATTTGATTAAATTTTTTGAATCAATTCATCATCTTCCAATGCATGTCCAAGAAGAGAAAATGGAAGAACACTTTATGAGTTGGAAGGGTGATCTTGAGCAATTAGATGATGTGTTGGTGTTTGCATTTCGCGTTTGA
- a CDS encoding SpoIIE family protein phosphatase produces the protein MLTYFTKLKPSQKIVYTVFTGLVVLSTYFVLSTYFSFLAEAEKNELARLQAIANTVAFQIDGDEHEIICNRYSEPGQLTSNTDDSLYYKLWKPLHHAFESNKLESEIATLVLNEDLTMDYIMNSLDSPYVRDPYDDYSQEFLDFYETGGVIHQYTDEFGTWLTALAPVKNKKGEVVAMVEVDAMFDLFIAEAHGKLFKNLAITLVIILIIAIIILRLVRQIARADEEAKRKIEESNQIISQKNKDILDSINYAKRIQSAILAPKEDIFSTFKQSFILYKPKDIVSGDFYYYSLVDNHALIAAADCTGHGVPGALMSMIGNDLLNHITRERKVTEPGKVLDLLHKGITNVLKQDGKYGETRDGMDIALLSFDLANKNKIQYAGAYRALCLVRAGEMIEYKANKFPIGNASMERDNFTNNVIEVQAGDMCYFFTDGYADQFGGDQGKKFMMKKFHRLLVEVSTLPVDEQERKLDEAIENWRGDHEQVDDILVIGVRI, from the coding sequence ATGTTAACATATTTCACCAAGCTTAAACCCAGTCAAAAAATTGTATACACGGTTTTTACCGGATTGGTAGTACTATCAACCTATTTTGTGCTCAGTACTTATTTTAGTTTTTTAGCTGAAGCTGAAAAAAATGAACTGGCAAGACTTCAAGCAATTGCCAATACCGTGGCATTTCAAATTGATGGTGATGAGCATGAAATTATTTGCAACCGTTATTCTGAGCCCGGACAACTCACGTCAAATACGGATGATAGTCTCTATTATAAATTGTGGAAACCATTGCATCATGCATTTGAGTCAAACAAACTGGAATCAGAAATTGCTACGCTGGTACTGAATGAAGATCTCACGATGGATTATATCATGAACTCACTTGATTCACCGTATGTTCGTGATCCCTATGATGATTACAGCCAAGAGTTTTTAGATTTTTATGAAACAGGAGGTGTGATACATCAATACACAGATGAGTTTGGAACTTGGCTTACTGCGCTTGCTCCGGTAAAAAATAAAAAAGGTGAAGTAGTAGCCATGGTTGAAGTTGATGCCATGTTTGATTTATTCATTGCTGAAGCGCATGGAAAACTATTTAAAAATTTGGCCATTACTTTAGTCATCATTCTGATTATTGCCATCATTATTTTGCGTTTGGTAAGACAAATTGCGAGAGCTGACGAAGAAGCAAAAAGAAAAATTGAAGAGTCTAATCAAATCATCTCACAAAAAAATAAAGATATTCTGGATAGCATTAATTACGCAAAGCGAATTCAGTCTGCTATTCTTGCTCCTAAAGAAGATATTTTCAGCACATTCAAGCAATCTTTCATTTTGTATAAACCAAAAGATATTGTCAGCGGTGATTTTTATTATTATTCTTTAGTAGATAATCATGCTTTGATTGCTGCTGCTGACTGCACGGGACACGGTGTACCAGGCGCTTTGATGAGTATGATTGGCAATGATTTGCTGAACCATATTACGCGTGAACGCAAAGTAACTGAACCGGGTAAAGTATTGGATTTGTTACATAAAGGCATCACGAATGTTTTAAAGCAAGATGGTAAATATGGAGAAACCAGAGATGGAATGGATATTGCCTTGCTGAGTTTTGATCTTGCAAATAAAAATAAAATTCAATACGCCGGCGCATATCGTGCGCTTTGCTTGGTGAGAGCAGGTGAGATGATTGAGTACAAGGCAAACAAATTTCCAATTGGTAACGCCAGTATGGAACGTGATAATTTCACCAATAATGTAATTGAAGTTCAAGCGGGTGATATGTGTTATTTTTTCACTGATGGATATGCTGATCAGTTTGGCGGTGATCAAGGTAAAAAATTCATGATGAAAAAATTTCATCGCTTACTGGTTGAGGTGAGTACCTTGCCGGTAGATGAGCAAGAACGTAAATTGGATGAAGCCATAGAAAACTGGCGTGGTGACCATGAACAGGTGGATGATATTTTGGTAATTGGTGTGAGAATTTAG
- a CDS encoding DUF1624 domain-containing protein, whose protein sequence is MKERDNSIDILRGLAIFSMIAANMAPYNYAEPHPFWFRIFGSIAAPMFVFLAGMMVSYTSTIKSHPLPYYVKRALATLVVAAFIDAVIWDILPFITYDVLYIIALAMPAIFFFNKLSLLPRIFILIIIFSVTPLLQFYLGYAESPSEVILSDGNISKQVSEIAVWKQFLHEGWFPFFPWIGVALAGAMVGSYKLKTEKAAFNTKVFFAGLAMMLTGLALWYFFSPAVMTNDGYLSTTKPQLFWNVLLTRDGYSELFYPPTLFFMLTYIGFILILIPLTDKLQHLMFLKWLPVFGRSSMLVYLLHTVFIAFFFSNENLFEGGIGQQSLIIFSGLFLAHAALIWVICFLIQKFKKGKQFPFAVNFILGG, encoded by the coding sequence ATGAAGGAACGGGACAACAGTATTGACATTTTGCGCGGACTGGCAATTTTTTCAATGATTGCAGCCAATATGGCACCTTATAATTATGCAGAACCACATCCGTTTTGGTTCAGAATTTTTGGAAGTATTGCCGCTCCTATGTTCGTTTTTTTGGCCGGTATGATGGTCAGTTATACTTCTACTATTAAATCTCATCCGCTGCCATATTATGTAAAAAGAGCATTAGCTACTTTGGTGGTGGCCGCTTTTATTGATGCCGTGATATGGGATATTCTTCCGTTCATAACGTACGATGTTCTTTATATCATTGCGCTTGCAATGCCTGCTATTTTCTTTTTTAATAAACTGAGTCTGCTGCCGCGAATTTTTATCCTGATTATTATTTTTTCTGTCACCCCTCTTCTTCAGTTTTATTTGGGATATGCCGAGTCTCCATCAGAAGTAATTTTATCAGATGGAAACATTTCAAAACAAGTTTCAGAAATTGCAGTTTGGAAACAATTTTTGCATGAAGGATGGTTTCCTTTTTTCCCCTGGATAGGTGTTGCCCTTGCAGGTGCCATGGTTGGTTCATACAAATTGAAAACTGAAAAAGCGGCTTTCAATACCAAGGTCTTTTTTGCAGGTTTAGCCATGATGCTTACCGGTCTTGCTCTCTGGTATTTTTTCAGTCCGGCGGTGATGACTAATGATGGATACCTTTCAACCACTAAGCCCCAACTGTTCTGGAATGTATTACTAACGCGTGACGGATATTCTGAATTGTTTTATCCGCCAACTTTGTTTTTTATGTTGACGTATATTGGATTTATTTTAATCTTGATTCCGCTAACAGATAAACTTCAACATCTGATGTTCTTAAAATGGCTGCCGGTGTTCGGTCGGTCGTCCATGCTGGTTTATTTATTACACACGGTATTTATTGCTTTCTTTTTTTCTAATGAAAATCTTTTTGAAGGTGGAATTGGTCAACAATCTCTGATAATTTTTTCCGGATTATTTCTTGCTCACGCAGCCCTGATTTGGGTAATCTGTTTTCTCATTCAGAAATTTAAAAAAGGGAAACAGTTTCCGTTTGCGGTTAATTTTATTTTGGGTGGATAG
- a CDS encoding CotH kinase family protein, which translates to MKFKIHILAFVVLSILLRYNSFAQVDHYETIVYEDDNWKYLTPSSAVWPTWILSWYDDSGWSTGPGGFGMSDGDDNTTLPGGTISVYQRINFNITDVSAIEKLVFTIDYDDGFVAYINGVEIARSEMDYVGMPDYNDVATGLHEAQLYQGAYPYQITLDQDFVNSTLQNGSNILCVQTHNQSAGSSDLSSRVFLSAGINNTNTDYGTVPTWFVPPVELTSSNLPIIVIDTYGSSIPDEPKINATMGIIYNGPGQDNVISDPFNEFYGEIGIETRGSSSGGFPMKSYSIESHGPSPEINYNVSIFDWPADNDWILYAPYNDKSLIRNVLTYKLGNEMGNWSPRTQLCEVILNGEYQGVYVFMERIKQNPGRVDIDELNYQDTVGNEITGGYIIKVDKTTGGGVIAWTSPYTCAAPGWGPIEFQLHDPELDSLHPLQLQYIEDYVTDWEDALAGPNFTDPVLGYAPYIDELSFVDFFIVNEISKNVDGYRISTFLYKERLSDGGEIVAGPLWDFNLAWGNADYCDGGLTTGWEHDFNSVCGGGGGLQNPFWWTRLLEDPDYVHLTNCRWQELRQDVLHTDSLLLWIDSMALYLDEAQQRNYTKWPILGIYLWPNNFVGATYAEEIQYLKDWTTQRLAWLDANMYGSCDDLGTENMVEENTFTMYPNPASAYLEIHFLTDKTPTHISITNAAGILCLQASEQNQTTILDISPLENGVYFIQMQFEDGSMETAHFVKS; encoded by the coding sequence ATGAAATTCAAAATACACATACTGGCATTTGTTGTTCTGAGTATTTTACTTCGCTATAATTCTTTTGCGCAAGTTGATCATTATGAAACTATCGTGTATGAAGATGACAATTGGAAATACCTGACACCATCTTCAGCAGTTTGGCCAACATGGATTTTATCATGGTATGATGACTCAGGCTGGTCAACAGGTCCCGGCGGATTTGGAATGTCTGACGGTGATGATAATACCACCTTACCCGGCGGAACCATTTCAGTGTATCAACGCATCAATTTTAATATTACTGATGTAAGTGCCATTGAAAAATTGGTTTTCACCATAGATTATGACGATGGTTTTGTTGCCTACATCAACGGTGTTGAAATTGCCCGTTCAGAAATGGATTATGTCGGCATGCCTGATTATAATGATGTAGCCACCGGTTTACATGAAGCGCAATTATATCAAGGCGCTTACCCGTATCAAATTACCCTTGATCAAGATTTTGTGAATTCAACTCTTCAAAATGGATCCAATATTCTCTGCGTTCAAACACACAATCAATCTGCCGGGTCAAGTGATCTTTCATCTCGTGTTTTTTTATCAGCCGGTATCAATAATACCAATACTGATTACGGAACAGTGCCAACATGGTTTGTGCCGCCGGTTGAACTCACCAGCTCTAATTTACCCATCATTGTGATTGATACTTACGGCTCTTCAATTCCTGATGAACCTAAAATAAATGCTACCATGGGTATTATTTATAACGGACCGGGGCAAGACAATGTAATATCTGATCCATTCAATGAATTTTACGGTGAAATAGGAATTGAAACACGAGGCTCATCTTCAGGCGGATTTCCTATGAAATCATACAGCATTGAATCACACGGGCCGTCACCTGAAATTAATTATAACGTATCAATTTTTGATTGGCCTGCTGATAATGATTGGATCTTATACGCACCATACAATGATAAATCACTGATCAGAAATGTGCTCACTTATAAATTGGGAAATGAAATGGGCAACTGGTCGCCACGCACACAATTATGTGAAGTAATTCTCAACGGAGAATATCAGGGAGTGTATGTTTTTATGGAACGCATCAAACAAAATCCCGGACGAGTTGATATTGACGAATTGAATTATCAAGACACGGTTGGAAATGAGATCACCGGTGGTTACATTATTAAAGTTGACAAAACTACCGGCGGTGGTGTGATTGCATGGACATCTCCGTACACCTGCGCGGCACCCGGTTGGGGACCAATTGAATTTCAGTTGCATGATCCTGAATTAGACAGTCTCCACCCATTGCAATTACAATATATTGAAGATTATGTAACTGATTGGGAAGATGCTTTAGCAGGACCAAATTTTACTGATCCTGTTTTGGGTTATGCGCCTTATATAGATGAACTTTCATTTGTAGATTTTTTTATTGTCAATGAAATTTCTAAAAATGTAGATGGATATCGCATCAGTACTTTTTTATATAAAGAAAGATTAAGTGATGGAGGAGAAATAGTTGCCGGACCCTTGTGGGATTTTAATCTCGCTTGGGGCAATGCAGACTATTGTGATGGTGGTTTGACAACCGGATGGGAGCATGATTTTAATTCAGTATGCGGCGGTGGCGGCGGTTTGCAAAATCCGTTCTGGTGGACTCGTTTGCTTGAAGATCCTGACTATGTTCATCTCACCAATTGTCGTTGGCAAGAACTTAGACAAGATGTTTTGCATACCGATAGTTTACTGCTTTGGATTGACAGCATGGCTTTGTATTTAGATGAAGCTCAGCAACGCAATTATACCAAGTGGCCTATACTTGGTATTTACCTCTGGCCAAATAATTTTGTTGGCGCAACCTACGCTGAAGAAATTCAATATCTCAAAGATTGGACAACACAACGCCTTGCCTGGTTAGATGCAAATATGTATGGATCATGTGATGATTTGGGAACAGAAAATATGGTAGAAGAAAATACTTTTACTATGTATCCTAATCCGGCATCTGCTTATCTTGAAATTCATTTTCTGACAGATAAAACACCAACACATATTAGCATCACCAATGCAGCGGGAATTTTATGCCTGCAAGCATCTGAACAAAATCAGACAACAATACTGGATATTTCACCACTTGAAAACGGAGTTTATTTTATACAAATGCAATTTGAAGATGGCAGCATGGAAACTGCACACTTTGTAAAATCATGA